In Streptomyces puniciscabiei, a single genomic region encodes these proteins:
- a CDS encoding DUF742 domain-containing protein encodes MTPPTAHHDPYAEPYGDEGDQPLVRPYAMTGGRTRPRYQLAIEALISTTADPAALMGLLPEHQRICHLCREVKSVAEVSALLAMPLGVARILVADLAEAGLVAIHQPGGDENNGGAPDVTLLERVLSGLRKL; translated from the coding sequence ATGACCCCGCCCACCGCCCATCACGATCCGTACGCGGAGCCGTACGGGGACGAGGGCGACCAGCCGCTGGTACGTCCGTACGCGATGACCGGCGGCCGGACCCGGCCGCGCTACCAGCTCGCCATCGAGGCACTGATCAGCACCACGGCCGACCCGGCAGCGCTCATGGGACTGCTCCCGGAGCACCAGCGGATCTGCCATCTGTGCCGTGAGGTCAAGTCGGTCGCGGAGGTCTCCGCGCTGCTGGCCATGCCGCTCGGAGTGGCCCGGATCCTGGTCGCCGACCTCGCCGAGGCCGGCCTGGTCGCCATCCACCAGCCGGGTGGCGACGAGAACAACGGTGGCGCACCCGACGTGACGCTGCTCGAAAGGGTGCTCAGTGGACTTCGCAAGCTCTGA
- a CDS encoding roadblock/LC7 domain-containing protein — MSQAAQNLNWLITNFVDNTPGVSHTVVVSADGLLLAMSEGFPRDRADQLAAVASGLTSLTAGASRIFEGGTVAQTVVEMERGFLFLMSVSDGSSLAVLAHPECDIGLVGYEMALLVDRAGAVLTPDLRAELQGSLLH; from the coding sequence ATGAGCCAGGCGGCACAGAACCTGAACTGGTTGATCACCAACTTCGTGGACAACACCCCCGGGGTGTCGCACACGGTGGTGGTCTCCGCCGACGGCCTTCTGCTGGCGATGTCCGAAGGTTTCCCGCGGGACCGCGCCGACCAGCTGGCGGCCGTCGCGTCCGGGCTGACCTCCCTCACGGCCGGGGCCTCCCGGATCTTCGAGGGCGGCACCGTGGCGCAGACGGTCGTCGAGATGGAGCGCGGGTTCCTCTTCCTGATGTCCGTCTCGGACGGGTCGTCCCTCGCGGTCCTGGCCCACCCCGAGTGCGACATCGGTCTCGTCGGCTACGAGATGGCACTGCTCGTCGACCGCGCAGGGGCGGTACTCACCCCGGACCTGCGCGCCGAACTCCAGGGAAGTCTGCTTCACTGA
- a CDS encoding roadblock/LC7 domain-containing protein, which translates to MSQAAQNLNWLITNFVDNTPGVSHTVVVSADGLLLAMSEGFPRDRADQLAAVASGLTSLTAGASRIFEGGNVNQTVVEMERGFLFIMSISDGSSLAVLAHPEADIGLIGYEMALLVDRAGTVLTPDLRAELQGSLLN; encoded by the coding sequence ATGAGCCAGGCGGCACAGAACCTGAACTGGTTGATCACCAACTTCGTGGACAACACCCCGGGGGTGTCCCACACGGTGGTGGTCTCCGCCGACGGACTCCTTCTGGCGATGTCCGAAGGCTTCCCCCGCGACCGCGCCGACCAGCTCGCGGCCGTCGCCTCCGGTCTGACGTCTCTGACGGCAGGCGCCTCCCGGATCTTCGAGGGAGGCAACGTGAATCAGACGGTTGTGGAGATGGAGCGGGGATTCCTCTTCATCATGTCCATCTCCGACGGCTCGTCGCTGGCCGTGCTGGCCCACCCGGAAGCGGACATCGGTCTCATCGGGTACGAGATGGCCCTTCTGGTGGACCGCGCGGGCACGGTCCTCACCCCGGATCTCCGCGCGGAGCTCCAGGGAAGCCTTCTCAACTAA
- a CDS encoding sensor histidine kinase: protein MQGRFKRDGSASAEPESHDGTGPMKGSSSPQHAQNPGPAPSADGGERGGRPGVSAPTAANGTGSSGAAPAPAIKPAKGPSGPGSRLALRNWRISTRLVSLLALPVVAATSLGALRIDQNITDIQQLDNMKLLTDMTKQATELAAALQEERDQSAGPLAHGLNATDYTVKGYRDKTDRALQNFENSTQEIDDASKNGNLQGVRDNLVGIFNQLDQLAKIRKAAYGQHDNSTQTIESYHRLITQLIDLSQDMAQASSNPEMISRTRALAAFSTAKEYASVQRATIAAALPATTSTKGDLSENDRLYGQSAYDSELSEIAIFRKIYASHNAEELLKPIDNGNPTIESADTYAKRVFDSRDGLQSLNARSYRDWVDDSSTKIEQMKKIEHTLLEEMEQKARELKSATQQDAIISGALILLVLGVSLVGAFIVARSMIRSLRRLQETATKVAQDRLPELVKQLSESDPQDVDTSVESVGVHSRDEIGQVAAAFDDVHREAVRLAAEQALLRGNVNAMFTNLSRRSQGLIQRQLSLISELESREADPDQLSSLFKLDHLATRMRRNGENLLVLAGEEPGRRWTRPVPLVDVLRAAASEVEQYERIELAAVPTTEVAGRVVNDLVHLLAELLENATSFSSPQTKVKVTGHALPDGRVLIEIHDTGIGLSPEDLAAINERLASPPTVDVSVSRRMGLFVVGRLSQRHGIRIQLRPSDSGGTTALVMLPVDVAQGGKKPAPGKPGAPVASGGPAAAQAAAGAAAARRQAAGAGGGALGGAPAGGGLLGAGPAPRGQVGAGQGPRAALPGNGQGGRPGAPGGARGPQGGPGGFGGPQQGRPVPAGSGAGGFGGQAPGAPQGLQAANPGGPQQDAFGGRGPQRPGAGSDQGRQPQLPPRGGPRAELPGGDQQQRTPGWADTQAPLSRASLDTPRGHDEQDPAHTARMPRVDDRQGPGSTAEMPAIPRYDAQGPAATGEFPRPQNPQQTGQFARPENPQQTGQFPRPENPQQTGQFPRPESPQQTGQFERPGVAEGPGQFVRPDVFGTPAPRQDDSARNTGRDTGQFPAPQGFDGGYDGSSTGRHALPGRQDPAHTGQFERPQPPGRDDFGAPRSQAPQQRPAQREPEALPPASGPGDGRTPLYDTLETNWFHGGGQQESAPQQPQAPAPAPQRPAAANGSANSSTTGSWRTSPNDELVRQAERVRQPASGGVTTSGLPRRVPRANLVPGTAQQQQHQAGPQVSRAPDDVRGRLTNLRRGIAQGRQAGSGQTGSFPSPTHQQER, encoded by the coding sequence GTGCAGGGACGTTTCAAGAGGGATGGCAGCGCTTCGGCGGAGCCGGAGTCGCACGACGGGACTGGCCCCATGAAGGGCAGCTCCTCGCCCCAGCACGCCCAGAACCCGGGCCCGGCTCCGTCCGCGGACGGCGGTGAGCGCGGCGGACGTCCTGGCGTGTCGGCCCCGACGGCCGCCAACGGGACCGGCTCCTCCGGCGCCGCCCCCGCGCCGGCCATCAAGCCCGCCAAGGGCCCGAGCGGCCCCGGCTCGCGCCTGGCCCTGCGCAACTGGCGCATCTCCACGCGCCTGGTGTCGCTGCTCGCGCTGCCCGTGGTCGCGGCGACCTCGCTGGGCGCGCTGCGCATCGACCAGAACATCACCGACATCCAGCAGCTCGACAACATGAAGCTGCTGACGGACATGACCAAGCAGGCCACCGAGCTGGCCGCCGCGCTCCAGGAGGAGCGCGACCAGTCCGCCGGTCCCCTGGCGCACGGTCTGAACGCGACCGACTACACGGTCAAGGGCTACCGGGACAAGACCGACCGCGCCCTGCAGAACTTCGAGAACTCCACCCAGGAGATCGACGACGCCAGCAAGAACGGCAACCTCCAGGGCGTCCGCGACAACCTCGTCGGGATCTTCAACCAGCTGGACCAGCTGGCCAAGATCCGCAAGGCGGCGTACGGGCAGCACGACAACTCGACCCAGACGATCGAGTCGTACCACCGGCTGATCACCCAGCTGATCGATCTGTCCCAGGACATGGCCCAGGCGTCCAGCAACCCGGAGATGATCTCGCGCACCCGCGCGCTCGCGGCCTTCTCCACCGCCAAGGAGTACGCCTCCGTACAGCGCGCCACGATCGCCGCCGCACTGCCCGCGACCACGTCCACCAAGGGCGACCTCTCCGAGAACGACCGCCTCTACGGCCAGTCCGCGTACGACAGCGAGCTCTCGGAAATCGCGATCTTCCGGAAGATCTACGCGAGCCACAACGCCGAGGAACTCCTCAAGCCGATCGACAACGGCAACCCGACGATCGAGTCCGCGGACACCTACGCCAAGCGCGTCTTCGACTCACGCGACGGCCTGCAGAGCCTGAACGCGCGCTCCTACCGCGACTGGGTGGACGACAGCTCGACCAAGATCGAGCAGATGAAGAAGATCGAGCACACGCTGCTCGAGGAGATGGAGCAGAAGGCCCGCGAGCTGAAGAGCGCCACCCAGCAGGACGCCATCATCTCCGGTGCGCTGATCCTGCTCGTGCTCGGTGTGTCGCTGGTCGGCGCGTTCATCGTGGCCCGCTCCATGATCCGCTCGCTGCGCCGGCTGCAGGAGACCGCGACCAAGGTCGCCCAGGACCGCCTGCCCGAGCTGGTCAAGCAGCTGTCGGAGTCCGACCCGCAGGACGTCGACACCTCGGTGGAGTCGGTCGGTGTGCACTCCCGGGACGAGATCGGCCAGGTGGCCGCGGCCTTCGACGACGTGCACCGCGAGGCGGTCCGCCTCGCCGCCGAGCAGGCCCTGCTGCGGGGCAACGTCAACGCGATGTTCACCAACCTCTCGCGCCGCTCCCAGGGTCTGATCCAGCGCCAGCTGTCGCTGATCTCCGAACTGGAGTCCCGCGAGGCCGACCCGGACCAGCTGTCCTCGCTGTTCAAGCTCGACCACCTCGCCACGCGTATGCGCCGTAACGGCGAGAACCTCCTCGTCCTCGCCGGTGAGGAGCCCGGCCGCCGCTGGACCCGCCCGGTCCCGCTGGTCGACGTGCTCCGCGCCGCCGCGTCCGAGGTGGAGCAGTACGAGCGCATCGAGCTGGCCGCCGTGCCGACCACCGAGGTCGCCGGCCGCGTGGTCAACGACCTCGTGCACCTGCTCGCCGAGCTGCTGGAGAACGCGACCTCGTTCTCCTCCCCGCAGACCAAGGTCAAGGTCACCGGTCACGCGCTGCCCGACGGCCGCGTGCTGATCGAGATCCACGACACGGGTATCGGTCTCTCCCCCGAGGACCTCGCGGCGATCAACGAGCGCCTCGCCTCGCCGCCCACCGTGGACGTCTCCGTCTCCCGCCGCATGGGCCTCTTCGTGGTCGGCCGTCTGTCGCAGCGGCACGGCATCCGCATCCAGCTGCGCCCGTCCGACTCCGGTGGCACGACCGCGCTGGTCATGCTGCCCGTGGACGTGGCCCAGGGCGGCAAGAAGCCCGCTCCGGGCAAGCCGGGCGCGCCGGTCGCGAGCGGTGGCCCGGCCGCCGCTCAGGCCGCCGCCGGTGCCGCCGCGGCCCGGCGCCAGGCCGCGGGCGCGGGCGGTGGAGCCCTCGGCGGCGCTCCCGCCGGTGGCGGTCTGCTCGGTGCGGGTCCCGCTCCGCGCGGCCAGGTCGGCGCCGGCCAGGGTCCCCGGGCCGCGCTGCCCGGCAACGGCCAGGGCGGCCGTCCCGGTGCGCCGGGCGGTGCGCGCGGCCCCCAGGGCGGTCCCGGTGGCTTCGGTGGCCCGCAGCAGGGCCGGCCGGTGCCCGCGGGTTCCGGTGCGGGCGGCTTCGGCGGTCAGGCGCCCGGCGCCCCGCAGGGCCTGCAGGCCGCGAACCCGGGCGGCCCGCAGCAGGACGCCTTCGGCGGCCGTGGCCCGCAGCGGCCCGGTGCCGGCTCCGACCAGGGCCGCCAGCCCCAGCTGCCGCCGCGTGGCGGCCCGCGGGCCGAGCTGCCCGGCGGTGACCAGCAGCAGCGCACCCCGGGCTGGGCCGACACCCAGGCCCCGCTGTCGCGTGCCTCGCTGGACACCCCGCGCGGCCACGACGAGCAGGACCCGGCGCACACCGCGCGCATGCCGCGCGTCGACGACCGGCAGGGTCCGGGCTCGACCGCCGAGATGCCGGCGATCCCCCGGTACGACGCACAGGGCCCGGCGGCCACGGGCGAGTTCCCGCGCCCGCAGAACCCGCAGCAGACCGGCCAGTTCGCGCGACCCGAGAACCCCCAGCAGACCGGCCAGTTCCCGCGGCCCGAGAACCCCCAGCAGACCGGCCAGTTCCCGCGACCCGAAAGCCCGCAGCAGACCGGCCAGTTCGAGCGTCCCGGTGTCGCGGAGGGCCCGGGTCAGTTCGTCCGCCCCGACGTCTTCGGCACGCCGGCGCCGCGGCAGGACGACAGCGCGCGGAACACGGGCCGGGACACCGGCCAGTTCCCGGCTCCGCAGGGCTTCGACGGCGGCTACGACGGCAGCTCCACCGGCCGGCACGCCCTGCCCGGGCGCCAGGACCCGGCCCACACCGGCCAGTTCGAGCGTCCGCAGCCGCCCGGCCGGGACGACTTCGGCGCCCCGCGTTCGCAGGCCCCGCAGCAGCGTCCGGCCCAGCGTGAGCCGGAGGCGCTGCCGCCGGCCAGCGGCCCGGGCGACGGCCGTACCCCGCTGTACGACACGCTGGAGACCAACTGGTTCCACGGCGGCGGGCAGCAGGAGTCCGCGCCGCAGCAGCCGCAGGCACCCGCCCCGGCCCCGCAGCGCCCGGCGGCCGCCAACGGCTCCGCCAACAGCTCCACCACCGGCTCCTGGCGCACCTCGCCGAACGACGAGCTCGTCCGCCAGGCCGAGCGCGTCCGGCAGCCCGCGTCGGGCGGTGTCACCACCTCCGGCCTGCCGCGCCGGGTGCCCCGGGCGAACCTCGTCCCGGGCACGGCTCAGCAGCAACAGCACCAAGCCGGTCCGCAGGTCTCGCGTGCGCCTGACGACGTACGCGGACGGCTGACCAATCTCCGTCGGGGCATCGCTCAGGGCCGTCAGGCCGGCAGCGGCCAGACCGGCAGCTTCCCGAGCCCCACTCACCAGCAGGAGCGTTAG
- a CDS encoding DUF742 domain-containing protein encodes MATPPGGSSSGNWSYGPAQGQGDGSANRYNFPSAPSHRQPYAPQGPGPSPYDQPPAPRIQPVQPQRRPEPAPASASNNPLVRPYAMTGGRTRPRYQLAIEALVHTTAAPHQMQGQLPEHQRICNLCREIKSVAEISALLTIPLGVARILVADLAEAGLVAIHQPGGDENAGGQPDVTLLERVLSGLRKL; translated from the coding sequence GTGGCAACACCCCCAGGCGGTTCGTCTTCGGGCAACTGGTCGTACGGCCCTGCCCAGGGCCAGGGCGACGGTTCCGCGAACCGGTACAACTTCCCCTCCGCCCCGAGCCATCGGCAGCCGTACGCCCCGCAGGGCCCGGGCCCGTCGCCGTACGACCAGCCCCCGGCCCCGCGCATCCAGCCGGTGCAGCCGCAGCGCCGCCCCGAGCCGGCGCCGGCCTCGGCGTCCAACAACCCCCTGGTGCGTCCGTACGCCATGACCGGCGGCCGGACCCGCCCGCGCTACCAGCTCGCCATCGAGGCACTGGTGCACACCACCGCCGCTCCGCACCAGATGCAGGGTCAGCTGCCCGAGCATCAGCGGATCTGCAACCTGTGCCGGGAGATCAAGTCGGTAGCCGAAATCTCCGCGCTCCTGACGATCCCCCTCGGCGTGGCCAGGATCCTCGTCGCCGACTTGGCGGAGGCGGGCCTGGTCGCCATCCATCAGCCCGGCGGCGACGAGAACGCCGGTGGCCAGCCAGACGTGACACTGCTCGAAAGGGTGCTCAGTGGACTTCGCAAGCTCTAG
- a CDS encoding GTP-binding protein has translation MDFASSSGGPSRSTTSAKIVVAGGFGVGKTTFVGAVSEINPLRTEAVMTSASAGIDDLTHTGDKTTTTVAMDFGRITLDQDLILYLFGTPGQDRFWFMWDDLVRGAIGAVVLVDTRRLADCFPAVDYFENSGLPFVIALNGFDGNQPYNPDEVREALQIGPDTPIITTDARHRADAKSTLITLVEHALMARLR, from the coding sequence GTGGACTTCGCAAGCTCTAGCGGCGGTCCTTCCCGCTCCACCACCTCCGCGAAGATCGTGGTGGCGGGCGGCTTCGGCGTGGGCAAGACCACGTTCGTCGGCGCCGTCTCGGAGATCAACCCGCTGCGCACAGAGGCCGTCATGACGTCCGCTTCGGCCGGCATCGACGACCTCACCCACACCGGAGACAAGACGACGACCACCGTCGCCATGGACTTCGGCCGCATCACCCTCGACCAGGACCTGATCCTCTACCTCTTCGGTACACCGGGCCAGGACCGCTTCTGGTTCATGTGGGACGACCTGGTGCGCGGCGCCATCGGCGCGGTGGTGCTCGTGGACACCCGGCGCCTCGCCGACTGCTTCCCCGCGGTCGACTACTTCGAGAACAGCGGCCTGCCCTTCGTCATCGCCCTCAACGGCTTCGACGGCAACCAGCCGTACAACCCCGACGAGGTCCGCGAGGCCCTGCAGATCGGCCCCGACACCCCGATCATCACGACGGACGCCCGGCACCGCGCGGACGCCAAGTCGACTCTGATCACCCTGGTGGAGCACGCCCTGATGGCGCGGCTTCGGTAA
- a CDS encoding GTP-binding protein: MDFASSDGGRAATTSAKIVVAGGFGVGKTTFVGAVSEINPLRTEAVMTSASAGIDDLTHTGDKTTTTVAMDFGRITLDQDLILYLFGTPGQDRFWFMWDDLVRGAIGAVVLVDTRRLADCFPAVDYFENSGLPFVVALNGFDGQQPYAPEEVREALQIGPDTPIITTDARHRADAKSALITLVEHALMARLK, from the coding sequence GTGGACTTCGCAAGCTCTGACGGGGGCCGGGCCGCCACCACCTCCGCGAAGATCGTGGTGGCGGGCGGCTTCGGCGTGGGCAAGACCACGTTCGTCGGCGCCGTCTCGGAGATCAACCCGCTGCGCACAGAGGCCGTCATGACGTCCGCTTCGGCCGGCATCGACGACCTCACCCACACCGGGGACAAGACCACCACCACGGTGGCCATGGACTTCGGCCGCATCACCCTCGACCAGGACCTGATCCTCTACCTCTTCGGTACACCGGGCCAGGACCGCTTCTGGTTCATGTGGGACGACCTGGTACGCGGCGCGATCGGCGCGGTGGTGCTCGTGGACACCCGGCGCCTCGCCGACTGCTTCCCCGCGGTGGACTACTTCGAGAACAGCGGCCTGCCCTTCGTCGTCGCCCTCAACGGCTTCGACGGCCAGCAGCCCTACGCTCCCGAGGAAGTGCGGGAGGCCCTGCAGATCGGCCCCGACACCCCGATCATCACGACGGACGCCCGGCACCGCGCGGACGCCAAGAGTGCGCTGATCACGCTGGTCGAGCACGCCCTGATGGCACGGCTCAAGTAG
- a CDS encoding sensor histidine kinase, giving the protein MRRSKNGPEPSARGNFTPPPRAAAPTPVTGAEPAAAPAPSGGRFSPRNWRVPTRLNAILLIPVAVGLVMGGFQVKTSIDTWQQARDAENTARLVRASLSYADALYNERDITTAPLLKGKLETAQDKATVAAARNTTDQAADAFDQAAQNMPHKSGLERRLKLFREAEPFLQTLRAGAYTSKFTGVQTEEGYVKVAHPLMEFANELGLGTGNITSYGRTVYAISLTKAALSLERSIGMHMLVKPGPDAPNLASQRVALSSYAYLEGIAVEEYIGGGTEADAARLDAEKKEIQTKAAGMVQQAKAKDPNYVAPPSNPTVMVTDLATLDSTSPLARQQLALKGVTAENWWAVNTLKFDAYRQIESDMADKAVNEASDIADNAKTSAFITGAVVVVALLLAFILAGAVARQMSRSMRQLRNAAFGIAEQRLPMLVDQLSRTDPGRVDTRVAPIPINTKDEIGEVARAFDQVHREAVRLASEQALLRGNINAIFTNLSRRNQSLIEGQLTLITDLENNEADPDQLENLFKLDHLATRMRRNGENLLVLAGEEPGRRWDQPVPLVDVLRAASSEVEQYERIELSGVPEAEIHGRAVTDLVHLLAELLENATTFSSPQTKVRVTATRLPDGRIMIEIHDKGIGLTAEDFADINHKLANPPTVDAAISQRMGLFVVGRLSDRHGIRVQLRPSGEQAGTTSLVMLPDAITHGGGGEAPLDREEFTVSQIIPEQQFQGENFSQAQPMRTAAELGFDDSRYVDVPDDIRELDPVGRSLMREERRAALEAQTHGQPGEPQQEGVEPPAYEDPLLGGQPSYQERQPRYEEPAYEEQQAAYQEPYQESYAESPSASHATSYEKPYDEQFYPPNGELSQADAFSANGGYPDPAYQEPAAGPSYQEPAAGPSYQDDWPQQPQQDGYRNGYPAHYAPETESSQAADASDRNRVGFDRPEPASPAAHELTDAGLPRRGSVASGSNGSGPAGGTARVQQGTPAPGNTPGASGDSGWRSQNDERWQQAAQLRKPKAGGVTASGLPRRVPKANLVSGSAETTPQGGPQVSRAPEDVRGRLSNLRRGVQRGRSAGSETNGQGFGPDSTYNQER; this is encoded by the coding sequence GTGAGGCGAAGCAAGAACGGTCCCGAGCCGTCGGCACGGGGCAACTTCACCCCGCCGCCGCGCGCTGCGGCGCCCACCCCTGTGACCGGTGCGGAGCCGGCGGCCGCTCCCGCGCCCAGCGGCGGCCGGTTCTCCCCGCGCAACTGGCGCGTGCCGACCAGGCTGAACGCGATCCTGCTGATACCCGTGGCGGTCGGTCTCGTCATGGGCGGCTTCCAGGTGAAGACCTCGATCGACACCTGGCAGCAGGCCCGTGACGCCGAGAACACCGCCCGCCTGGTACGCGCCTCGCTGTCGTACGCCGACGCCCTCTACAACGAGCGGGACATCACCACCGCTCCTCTGCTCAAGGGCAAGCTGGAGACCGCCCAGGACAAGGCGACCGTCGCGGCGGCCCGCAACACCACCGACCAGGCCGCCGACGCCTTCGACCAGGCCGCGCAGAACATGCCGCACAAGTCCGGCCTGGAGCGCCGGCTGAAGCTGTTCCGCGAGGCCGAACCCTTCCTGCAGACGCTGCGGGCCGGCGCGTACACCTCCAAGTTCACCGGCGTGCAGACCGAGGAGGGCTACGTCAAGGTCGCCCACCCGCTGATGGAGTTCGCCAACGAGCTCGGCCTGGGCACCGGCAACATCACCTCTTACGGCCGTACCGTCTACGCCATCTCGCTCACCAAGGCGGCGCTGTCGCTGGAGCGGTCGATCGGCATGCACATGCTGGTCAAGCCGGGTCCGGACGCCCCCAACCTGGCGAGCCAGCGCGTCGCCCTCTCCTCCTACGCCTACCTGGAGGGCATCGCCGTCGAGGAGTACATCGGCGGTGGCACCGAGGCCGACGCGGCGAGGCTGGACGCGGAGAAGAAGGAGATCCAGACCAAGGCCGCGGGGATGGTCCAGCAGGCCAAGGCCAAGGACCCGAACTACGTGGCGCCGCCGTCCAACCCGACGGTCATGGTCACGGACCTCGCCACGCTGGACTCCACCAGCCCGCTCGCGCGTCAGCAGCTCGCCCTCAAGGGCGTCACCGCGGAGAACTGGTGGGCGGTCAACACTCTCAAGTTCGACGCCTACCGGCAGATCGAGTCGGACATGGCCGACAAGGCGGTGAACGAGGCCTCCGACATCGCCGACAACGCCAAGACGTCCGCGTTCATCACCGGTGCCGTCGTCGTGGTCGCCCTGCTGCTCGCCTTCATCCTGGCCGGTGCCGTGGCCCGCCAGATGAGCCGCTCGATGCGCCAGCTGCGCAACGCCGCCTTCGGCATCGCCGAGCAGCGCCTGCCGATGCTGGTCGACCAGCTCTCCCGCACCGACCCCGGCCGGGTCGACACCCGGGTCGCCCCGATCCCGATCAACACGAAGGACGAGATCGGCGAGGTCGCCCGCGCCTTCGACCAGGTCCACCGCGAGGCGGTCCGGCTCGCCTCCGAGCAGGCCCTGCTGCGGGGCAACATCAACGCGATCTTCACCAACCTCTCGCGCCGCAACCAGTCGCTGATCGAGGGCCAGCTGACCCTGATCACCGACCTGGAGAACAACGAGGCCGACCCGGACCAGCTGGAGAACCTCTTCAAGCTGGACCACCTGGCCACCCGTATGCGCCGCAACGGCGAGAACCTCCTGGTCCTCGCGGGCGAGGAGCCCGGCCGCCGCTGGGACCAGCCGGTCCCCCTCGTCGACGTGCTGCGCGCCGCCTCCTCCGAGGTGGAGCAGTACGAGCGCATCGAGCTGTCCGGCGTCCCGGAGGCCGAGATCCACGGCCGCGCGGTCACCGACCTCGTGCACCTGCTGGCCGAGCTGCTGGAGAACGCCACCACGTTCTCCTCCCCGCAGACCAAGGTCCGCGTCACCGCGACCCGTCTGCCCGACGGCCGCATCATGATCGAGATCCACGACAAGGGCATCGGCCTGACCGCCGAGGACTTCGCGGACATCAACCACAAGCTGGCCAACCCGCCGACCGTGGACGCCGCGATCTCCCAGCGCATGGGCCTGTTCGTGGTCGGCCGGCTGTCCGACCGGCACGGCATCCGCGTCCAGCTGCGCCCCTCGGGCGAGCAGGCCGGCACGACCTCCCTGGTCATGCTGCCGGACGCGATCACGCACGGCGGTGGCGGCGAGGCCCCGCTGGACCGCGAGGAGTTCACCGTCTCGCAGATCATCCCGGAGCAGCAGTTCCAGGGTGAGAACTTCAGCCAGGCGCAGCCCATGCGCACCGCCGCCGAACTGGGCTTCGACGACAGCCGGTACGTGGACGTCCCCGACGACATCCGCGAGCTGGACCCGGTCGGCCGCTCCCTGATGCGCGAGGAGCGCCGGGCGGCCCTGGAGGCGCAGACGCACGGCCAGCCGGGCGAGCCGCAGCAGGAGGGCGTCGAGCCCCCCGCGTACGAGGACCCGCTGCTCGGCGGCCAGCCGTCCTACCAGGAGCGGCAGCCCCGGTACGAGGAGCCCGCGTACGAGGAGCAGCAGGCCGCCTACCAGGAGCCATACCAGGAGAGCTACGCGGAGTCGCCCTCGGCGTCGCACGCGACCTCGTACGAGAAGCCGTACGACGAGCAGTTCTACCCGCCGAACGGCGAGCTGTCGCAGGCCGACGCCTTCTCCGCGAACGGCGGTTACCCGGACCCGGCGTACCAGGAGCCGGCCGCCGGCCCGTCGTACCAGGAGCCGGCCGCCGGCCCGTCGTACCAGGACGACTGGCCGCAGCAGCCGCAGCAGGACGGCTACCGCAACGGCTATCCGGCCCATTACGCTCCGGAAACGGAATCGTCGCAGGCCGCTGACGCGAGTGACCGGAACCGCGTAGGCTTCGACCGTCCGGAACCGGCCTCACCCGCCGCCCACGAGCTGACCGACGCCGGGCTGCCCCGCCGCGGATCCGTCGCGAGCGGTTCCAACGGCTCGGGTCCCGCAGGCGGCACGGCGCGTGTGCAGCAGGGAACGCCGGCACCGGGCAACACCCCGGGGGCGAGCGGCGACAGCGGCTGGCGTTCGCAGAACGACGAGCGCTGGCAGCAGGCGGCGCAGCTCCGGAAGCCCAAGGCAGGCGGGGTCACCGCCTCGGGCCTGCCGCGGCGGGTGCCCAAGGCCAACCTGGTCTCGGGTTCCGCCGAAACCACCCCCCAGGGGGGCCCACAGGTCTCCCGCGCCCCGGAGGACGTCCGGGGCAGGCTGAGCAACCTGCGCAGGGGCGTCCAGCGCGGACGCAGCGCAGGCAGTGAAACGAACGGCCAGGGCTTCGGTCCTGACAGCACCTACAACCAGGAGCGTTAG
- a CDS encoding acyl-CoA carboxylase subunit epsilon — translation MSTPDIRVEKGHAEPEEVAAITAVLLARAAARPADTTPAHRGRLRAGWRRLEREPGFRAPHSWR, via the coding sequence ATGAGCACTCCTGACATCCGCGTCGAGAAGGGCCACGCCGAGCCCGAGGAGGTCGCCGCCATCACGGCCGTCCTCCTGGCCCGCGCGGCCGCTCGCCCGGCCGACACCACCCCGGCCCACCGGGGCCGCCTGCGCGCAGGCTGGCGCCGCCTGGAGCGCGAGCCCGGCTTCCGAGCGCCGCACAGCTGGCGCTGA